A part of Geotrypetes seraphini chromosome 9, aGeoSer1.1, whole genome shotgun sequence genomic DNA contains:
- the GMNC gene encoding geminin coiled-coil domain-containing protein 1 isoform X1, producing MRWPPSPRMSTILSCQDQYFAGGQGYDCPYSATTSAASVDVSKETWVSFWAAGIRDNSECQHDSQTQDLFESLDCTDEDEYRWEDQLSSQLYKNKQLQDTLTQKNEELARLYEENTKLKQYLNTTFLKCLEENAKLQKRSQHGQGADGIGKIGKKKIKEGNYTAQETHPKRARRNLCNDFAACEKQLNPAVDSWVLQTLGLKDINTIDDSLQAPCRAPSSELVSHMHSSYKGPSEGMDYTNGSDSPVAYGRDHMTPMNTTANPSGEELAYLQHLSSPEYSSASLPSTPVVTSASTPYYAADVSPNKTEMAFSTSLNPHRNVKTHTFAQGQAFVRRDEDGGWKFTWVPKQSE from the exons ATGAGGTGGCCCCCCTCTCCCAGGATG AGCACCATTCTGTCTTGCCAAGACCAGTACTTTGCAGGGGGCCAGGGCTATGACTGCCCCTATTCCGCCACGACGTCAGCAGCCAGTGTTGACGTTTCCAAGGAAACGTGGGTTTCTTTCTGGGCCGCTGGTATCCGAGACAACAGTGAGTGCCAACACGACTCCCAGACACAGG atCTTTTTGAAAGTTTGGACTGTACCGATGAAGATGAGTATAGATGGGAAGACCAGTTGTCCTCTCAATTGTACAAAAACAAACAG cTTCAAGATACCCTTACACAGAAGAATGAAGAACTTGCTAGACTGTATGAAGAAAACACCAAGCTCAAACAGTACCTGAACACCACTTTCCTTAAGTGTTTGGAAGAAAATGCCAAG TTACAGAAACGATCACAACACGGTCAGGGAGCAGATGGAATTGGCAAAATCGGAAAGAAGAAAATTAAGGAGGGTAATTACACTGCCCAGGAGACTCATCCCAAGAGGGCTAGAAGAAACCTTTGTAATGACTTTGCTGCCTGTGAGAAGCAACTGAACCCAGCTGTTGACTCTTGGGTGCTTCAGACCTTGGGATTAAAAGACATTAATACTATTGATGATTCTTTGCAAGCTCCTTGCAGAGCCCCCTCTTCTGAACTTGTCAGCCATATGCATTCCTCCTACAAGGGTCCTTCAGAGGGAATGGACTACACCAATGGCTCTGACTCACCAGTGGCTTATGGCCGTGATCATATGACACCCATGAACACTACCGCCAATCCTAGTGGTGAGGAATTAGCCTACCTACAGCACCTTTCTTCACCTGAATATAGTTCAGCCTCACTGCCAAGTACGCCTGTCGTCACCTCAGCTTCTACGCCATATTATGCTGCCGATGTGTCTCCAAATAAAACGGAAATGGCATTTTCAACCTCCTTAAACCCCCATCGGAATGTGAAGACACACACCTTTGCCCAGGGACAAGCTTTTGTGAGGAGGGATGAGGATGGAGGCTGGAAGTTCACTTGGGTTCCCAAGCAATCCGAGTGA
- the GMNC gene encoding geminin coiled-coil domain-containing protein 1 isoform X2, producing the protein MRWPPSPRMSTILSCQDQYFAGGQGYDCPYSATTSAASVDVSKETWVSFWAAGIRDNSECQHDSQTQDLFESLDCTDEDEYRWEDQLSSQLYKNKQLQDTLTQKNEELARLYEENTKLKQYLNTTFLKCLEENAKKRSQHGQGADGIGKIGKKKIKEGNYTAQETHPKRARRNLCNDFAACEKQLNPAVDSWVLQTLGLKDINTIDDSLQAPCRAPSSELVSHMHSSYKGPSEGMDYTNGSDSPVAYGRDHMTPMNTTANPSGEELAYLQHLSSPEYSSASLPSTPVVTSASTPYYAADVSPNKTEMAFSTSLNPHRNVKTHTFAQGQAFVRRDEDGGWKFTWVPKQSE; encoded by the exons ATGAGGTGGCCCCCCTCTCCCAGGATG AGCACCATTCTGTCTTGCCAAGACCAGTACTTTGCAGGGGGCCAGGGCTATGACTGCCCCTATTCCGCCACGACGTCAGCAGCCAGTGTTGACGTTTCCAAGGAAACGTGGGTTTCTTTCTGGGCCGCTGGTATCCGAGACAACAGTGAGTGCCAACACGACTCCCAGACACAGG atCTTTTTGAAAGTTTGGACTGTACCGATGAAGATGAGTATAGATGGGAAGACCAGTTGTCCTCTCAATTGTACAAAAACAAACAG cTTCAAGATACCCTTACACAGAAGAATGAAGAACTTGCTAGACTGTATGAAGAAAACACCAAGCTCAAACAGTACCTGAACACCACTTTCCTTAAGTGTTTGGAAGAAAATGCCAAG AAACGATCACAACACGGTCAGGGAGCAGATGGAATTGGCAAAATCGGAAAGAAGAAAATTAAGGAGGGTAATTACACTGCCCAGGAGACTCATCCCAAGAGGGCTAGAAGAAACCTTTGTAATGACTTTGCTGCCTGTGAGAAGCAACTGAACCCAGCTGTTGACTCTTGGGTGCTTCAGACCTTGGGATTAAAAGACATTAATACTATTGATGATTCTTTGCAAGCTCCTTGCAGAGCCCCCTCTTCTGAACTTGTCAGCCATATGCATTCCTCCTACAAGGGTCCTTCAGAGGGAATGGACTACACCAATGGCTCTGACTCACCAGTGGCTTATGGCCGTGATCATATGACACCCATGAACACTACCGCCAATCCTAGTGGTGAGGAATTAGCCTACCTACAGCACCTTTCTTCACCTGAATATAGTTCAGCCTCACTGCCAAGTACGCCTGTCGTCACCTCAGCTTCTACGCCATATTATGCTGCCGATGTGTCTCCAAATAAAACGGAAATGGCATTTTCAACCTCCTTAAACCCCCATCGGAATGTGAAGACACACACCTTTGCCCAGGGACAAGCTTTTGTGAGGAGGGATGAGGATGGAGGCTGGAAGTTCACTTGGGTTCCCAAGCAATCCGAGTGA